A single genomic interval of Xyrauchen texanus isolate HMW12.3.18 chromosome 40, RBS_HiC_50CHRs, whole genome shotgun sequence harbors:
- the LOC127633347 gene encoding germ cell nuclear acidic protein-like: protein MVGDGTDDAVVVCDGTDNAVVVGDGTDDAVVVGDGTDNAVVVGVGTDDAVMVGDGTDNAVVVGDGTDNAVVVGDGTDNAVVVGDGTDDAEVVGDGTDDAVVVGDGTDNAVVLGDGIDDAAVVGDGTDDAVVVGDGTDNAAVVGDGTDDAEVVGDNTFAGDAAEMFCDAGVAVDIPETIL from the exons atggtgggtgatggcactgatgatgctgtggtggtgtgtgatggcactgataatgctgtg gtggtgggtgatggcactgatgatgctgtggtggtgggtgatggcactgataatgctgtggtggtgggtgttggcactgatgatgctgtgatggtgggtgatggcactgataatgctgtggtggtgggtgatggcactgataatgctgtggtggtgggtgatggcactgataatgctgtggtggtgggtgatggcactgatgatgctgaggtggtgggtgatggcactgatgatgctgtggtggtgggtgatggcactgataatgctgtggtgctGGGTGATGGCATTGATGATGCTGCTGTGGTGGGTGACggcactgatgatgctgtggtggtgggtgatggcactgataatgctgctgtggtgggtgatggcactgatgatgctgaGGTGGTGGGTGATAACACATTTGCAGGTGATGCAGCAGAGATGTTTTGTGATGCAGGTGTTGCTGTGGACATCCCAGAGACAATCTTGTGA